In a single window of the Gossypium hirsutum isolate 1008001.06 chromosome D02, Gossypium_hirsutum_v2.1, whole genome shotgun sequence genome:
- the LOC107939059 gene encoding receptor like protein 21 isoform X1, with protein sequence MMMMEWKWLRLIRMAVMLLVLEGCRWCTTDACLEHERIALLHLKPFFNYGNQLQSWVEVKGSDCCKWKRVECNTTTRRLIKLSLNSTRWFDNMGYDMDNGNLNAWYLNTSMFLPFEELKSLYLSGNAIGGDLENEGFGKLSSTLSNLEILDLSYNYLNDSILLSLSELSSLRYLDLSYNQFEGSSHPRGFQLLSRLNNLETLDLSWNSLKNSILFHMRNLSSLKTLRLRRNQLKGRLDHIQGLNNLTNLKYLDLSDNSIESISNQDGTQWRLTNLEELDLSNNLFRNNTISFPQGLSSLKSLTLYNNSLQGSLDTKGLSNLTNLKKLDLRWNQIESFQSFKDLEAFINLRELYMGYNELKDLVIHQENKGLRNLKVLFLYHAFTDGSIPLQNLVESFSSVKAFHLQYNYLNMTLATQELNVSSNVEELYFDGSTLNTNILQSIGVFASLKTLSLHDCGLIGPLPNHGWCDLRNLEVLDVSGNALEGMLPHCFSNLTSLRELHISANRFQIPLSFAPFANLSNLKVLSGDENKMVMEPSFYTSVPKFQLTSISLSKCITSQQLNLELPTFLYYQYDLRYVDLSHNNFSGTVPTWLLENNTKLEVLILMGNSFTGPLSFSSALISNVSSIDISENKLQGQIPTSICSTFPHLWRLFLSKNAFEGNIPLCLSVMKDLSFLDLSNNQLYGKVPEELIAKGSLTILRLSNNKLSGNVVPVVLNSNGVQNLYLDGNNFSGEMTNVDLSTFEFPNSIREIDLSNNKLHGKLPRWIGNASFLERLALSNSGFEGSIPMEFCKLNRLEFLDLSQNHLSGSIPSCFNPPNIEHVHLHGNRLRGPLSLAFYNSSSLVTLDLRGNNLTGNIPKWIDTFSSLSVLLLKDNHFHGKVPIQLCKLHSLSIIDLSQNMFSGPIPSCLGNLSLPMQTKKILDIGIYRQSTEEDESTRIMIANLGPDSYYPYSYFEEVIEFTTKSGFYSYKGDILSYMTGIDLSCNNLTGHIPPELGNLSEIHSLNLSHNKLTGVIPSSFSKLHQIESLDLSYNNLSGEIPNQLVELNSLEVFSVAFNNLSGSIPEPKAQFGTFIENSYEGNPFLCGVILHKSCSKTDSPSTISTVSEDKGEDGLIDTYDFCVSFLVSYVVVLLTIFVVLYINPYWRRAWFSLVGKCITTCHYSNVGNSYLSHFQAMCLATQIAI encoded by the exons ATGATGATGATGGAGTGGAAATGGTTAAGGCTTATTAGGATGGCAGTAATGTTGTTGGTGTTAGAAGGATGCAGATGGTGTACTACTGATGCTTGTTTGGAGCATGAGAGAATCGCTCTCTTGCATCTCAAGCCTTTCTTCAATTATGGTAATCAATTGCAAAGTTGGGTTGAGGTGAAGGGTTCAGATTGTTGTAAATGGAAAAGAGTTGAGTGTAACACCACCACTAGGAGACTCATAAAACTCTCCCTTAATTCTACAAGATGGTTTGACAATATGGGATACGACATGGATAATGGGAATCTCAATGCCTGGTATCTCAATACCTCTATGTTTCTTCCCTTTGAGGAATTGAAGAGTCTTTATTTGTCAGGAAACGCCATAGGTGGTGACCTTGAAAATGAAG GCTTTGGAAAACTATCATCCACATTGAGTAATTTGGAGATCCTTGACTTAAGTTACAATTACTTGAATGATAGCATTTTGTTATCTTTGAGTGAGCTTTCCTCTCTCCGGTATTTAGACCTATCATACAACCAATTTGAAGGATCAAGTCATCCAAGAG GTTTTCAATTGCTTTCAAGACTCAATAACTTGGAAACTCTTGATTTAagttggaattctttgaagaaTAGCATTTTGTTCCATATGAGAAATCTTTCATCCTTGAAGACTTTAAGATTGAGACGTAATCAGTTGAAAGGAAGGCTGGATCATATTCAAG GGTTGAATAATTTGACAAACTTGAAATACTTGGATTTAAGTGACAACAGCATTGAAAGCATCTCAAACCAAG ATGGAACACAATGGAGGCTAACAAACTTAGAGGAACTTGATTTAAGTAATAATCTCTTTCGGAACAACACAATTTCCTTTCCTCAGGGGCTTTCAAGCCTAAAGTCTTTGACTTTGTACAACAACAGTTTGCAAGGCTCATTAGATACTAAAG GATTGAGCAATTTAACAAATTTGAAGAAACTCGATTTACGTTGGAATCAAATTGAAAGCTTTCAATCCTTTAAAG ATTTGGAAGCATTCATCAACTTAAGGGAACTATATATGGGATATAATGAATTGAAAGATTTGGTGATCCACCAAG AAAATAAGGGATtgagaaatttgaaagttttgttTCTTTATCACGCTTTCACCGATGGAAGCATTCCATTACAAAATTTAGTGGAGTCTTTCTCATCAGTTAAAGCCTTTCATCTACAATACAATTATCTGAACATGACTCTGGCTACTCAAG AATTAAATGTGTCGAGCAATGTGGAGGAATTATATTTTGACGGATCTACTCTCAACACCAACATTTTGCAAAGCATTGGAGTATTCGCTTCTCTTAAAACATTGTCTTTACATGATTGTGGACTTATCGGTCCCTTACCTAATCATG GATGGTGTGATCTAAGGAACCTTGAAGTGTTGGATGTGAGTGGGAATGCACTTGAGGGGATGCTTCCTCATTGTTTCAGTAACTTGACATCTCTTCGTGAGTTACATATTTCAGCAAACCGTTTTCAAATTCCACTATCATTCGCACCATTTGCAAACCTTTCAAACCTCAAAGTCCTTTCCGGTGATGAAAACAAGATGGTAATGGAACCTTCCTTTTATACCTCAGTCCCAAAGTTTCAATTGACCAGCATCAGTTTGTCAAAGTGCATTACATCTCAACAACTCAATCTTGAACTTCCTACCTTCCTTTACTACCAATATGACTTGAGATATGTGGATCTTTCTCATAACAATTTCAGCGGAACAGTCCCAACTTGGTTGTTAGAAAACAACACAAAGTTAGAAGTTCTCATCTTGATGGGTAATTCCTTTACTGGTCCTCTCTCATTTTCGTCAGCTCTTATTTCTAATGTATCTTCAATTGACATATCTGAAAACAAATTACAAGGTCAAATTCCGACTAGTATATGTTCAACTTTTCCACATTTGTGGCGGTTATTCTTATCCAAGAATGCTTTTGAAGGTAATATCCCACTTTGTTTAAGTGTCATGAAGGACTTATCATTTTTAGATCTATCAAACAATCAATTGTATGGAAAAGTACCAGAAGAGTTGATCGCGAAAGGCTCACTGACCATTTTGAGACTATCAAATAACAAGCTCAGTGGAAATGTAGTTCCTGTGGTTCTCAACTCAAATGGGGTGCAGAATTTATATTTGGATGGAAACAATTTTTCAGGAGAGATGACAAATGTTGATTTGTCTACTTTTGAGTTTCCAAATTCAATAAGGGAAATTGATCTTAGTAACAACAAGTTGCATGGAAAGCTCCCAAGATGGATAGGGAATGCATCGTTTTTGGAGAGATTAGCTTTGTCCAACAGCGGTTTCGAGGGTTCTATTCCAATGGAATTTTGCAAGTTGAATAGGTTGGAATTTTTGGATCTTTCCCAAAATCATTTATCTGGATCTATACCGTCATGTTTTAATCCACCAAACATAGAGCATGTCCACCTCCACGGGAATAGACTGAGAGGTCCACTATCACTTGCTTTTTATAATAGCTCCTCTCTAGTGACTTTAGATCTTAGAGGAAACAATTTGACAGGTAATATTCCAAAATGGATTGACACATTTTCTTCTTTGAGTGTTCTTCTCTTGAAAGATAATCATTTTCACGGTAAAGTTCCAATTCAGTTATGCAAGTTGCATTCTTTAAGCATCATAGATCTTTCTCAAAATATGTTTTCTGGTCCTATACCTTCTTGTTTGGGAAATTTATCTCTTCCAATGCAAACGAAGAAGATTCTAGACATTGGGATCTATAGGCAATCTACAGAAGAGGATGAATCAACACGCATTATGATAGCAAATCTGGGACCGGATTCTTACTACCCTTACAGCTACTTTGAAGAAGTAATAGAGTTCACAACAAAGAGTGGGTTCTATTCGTACAAGGGCGACATCCTTTCATATATGACTGGGATTGATTTATCTTGCAACAACTTAACTGGTCATATCCCACCAGAATTAGGGAACTTGAGTGAAATCCATTCTTTAAACCTTTCACACAATAAGTTGACCGGAGTTATACCCTCGTCATTCTCAAAACTTCATCAAATTGAGAGTTTGGACCTTTCTTACAACAACTTGAGTGGTGAAATCCCCAATCAATTGGTAGAGTTGAACTCTTTGGAGGTTTTCAGCGTGGCATTTAACAACTTGTCAGGTAGTATTCCCGAACCAAAAGCTCAATTTGGGACCTTTATTGAAAATAGTTATGAGGGAAATCCGTTTCTTTGTGGAGTTATATTGCATAAAAGTTGTTCCAAAACCGATTCACCATCAACGATATCAACTGTATCAGAAGATAAAGGAGAAGATGGTTTGATAGATACTTATGATTTTTGTGTGAGCTTTTTGGTTTCTTATGTAGTTGTGTTGTTGACAATTTTTGTTGTCCTCTACATAAATCCATATTGGCGAAGAGCTTGGTTTTCTCTAGTTGGGAAATGCATTACCACCTGTCACTACTCAAATGTGGGCAATTCTTACTTATCACATTTTCAAGCGATGTGTTTAGCTACTCAAATTGCGATTTGA
- the LOC107939059 gene encoding receptor-like protein 13 isoform X3: MMMMEWKWLRLIRMAVMLLVLEGCRWCTTDACLEHERIALLHLKPFFNYGNQLQSWVEVKGSDCCKWKRVECNTTTRRLIKLSLNSTRWFDNMGYDMDNGNLNAWYLNTSMFLPFEELKSLYLSGNAIGGDLENEGFGKLSSTLSNLEILDLSYNYLNDSILLSLSELSSLRYLDLSYNQFEGSSHPRGFQLLSRLNNLETLDLSWNSLKNSILFHMRNLSSLKTLRLRRNQLKGRLDHIQGLNNLTNLKYLDLSDNSIESISNQDGTQWRLTNLEELDLSNNLFRNNTISFPQGLSSLKSLTLYNNSLQGSLDTKGLSNLTNLKKLDLRWNQIESFQSFKENKGLRNLKVLFLYHAFTDGSIPLQNLVESFSSVKAFHLQYNYLNMTLATQELNVSSNVEELYFDGSTLNTNILQSIGVFASLKTLSLHDCGLIGPLPNHGWCDLRNLEVLDVSGNALEGMLPHCFSNLTSLRELHISANRFQIPLSFAPFANLSNLKVLSGDENKMVMEPSFYTSVPKFQLTSISLSKCITSQQLNLELPTFLYYQYDLRYVDLSHNNFSGTVPTWLLENNTKLEVLILMGNSFTGPLSFSSALISNVSSIDISENKLQGQIPTSICSTFPHLWRLFLSKNAFEGNIPLCLSVMKDLSFLDLSNNQLYGKVPEELIAKGSLTILRLSNNKLSGNVVPVVLNSNGVQNLYLDGNNFSGEMTNVDLSTFEFPNSIREIDLSNNKLHGKLPRWIGNASFLERLALSNSGFEGSIPMEFCKLNRLEFLDLSQNHLSGSIPSCFNPPNIEHVHLHGNRLRGPLSLAFYNSSSLVTLDLRGNNLTGNIPKWIDTFSSLSVLLLKDNHFHGKVPIQLCKLHSLSIIDLSQNMFSGPIPSCLGNLSLPMQTKKILDIGIYRQSTEEDESTRIMIANLGPDSYYPYSYFEEVIEFTTKSGFYSYKGDILSYMTGIDLSCNNLTGHIPPELGNLSEIHSLNLSHNKLTGVIPSSFSKLHQIESLDLSYNNLSGEIPNQLVELNSLEVFSVAFNNLSGSIPEPKAQFGTFIENSYEGNPFLCGVILHKSCSKTDSPSTISTVSEDKGEDGLIDTYDFCVSFLVSYVVVLLTIFVVLYINPYWRRAWFSLVGKCITTCHYSNVGNSYLSHFQAMCLATQIAI; encoded by the exons ATGATGATGATGGAGTGGAAATGGTTAAGGCTTATTAGGATGGCAGTAATGTTGTTGGTGTTAGAAGGATGCAGATGGTGTACTACTGATGCTTGTTTGGAGCATGAGAGAATCGCTCTCTTGCATCTCAAGCCTTTCTTCAATTATGGTAATCAATTGCAAAGTTGGGTTGAGGTGAAGGGTTCAGATTGTTGTAAATGGAAAAGAGTTGAGTGTAACACCACCACTAGGAGACTCATAAAACTCTCCCTTAATTCTACAAGATGGTTTGACAATATGGGATACGACATGGATAATGGGAATCTCAATGCCTGGTATCTCAATACCTCTATGTTTCTTCCCTTTGAGGAATTGAAGAGTCTTTATTTGTCAGGAAACGCCATAGGTGGTGACCTTGAAAATGAAG GCTTTGGAAAACTATCATCCACATTGAGTAATTTGGAGATCCTTGACTTAAGTTACAATTACTTGAATGATAGCATTTTGTTATCTTTGAGTGAGCTTTCCTCTCTCCGGTATTTAGACCTATCATACAACCAATTTGAAGGATCAAGTCATCCAAGAG GTTTTCAATTGCTTTCAAGACTCAATAACTTGGAAACTCTTGATTTAagttggaattctttgaagaaTAGCATTTTGTTCCATATGAGAAATCTTTCATCCTTGAAGACTTTAAGATTGAGACGTAATCAGTTGAAAGGAAGGCTGGATCATATTCAAG GGTTGAATAATTTGACAAACTTGAAATACTTGGATTTAAGTGACAACAGCATTGAAAGCATCTCAAACCAAG ATGGAACACAATGGAGGCTAACAAACTTAGAGGAACTTGATTTAAGTAATAATCTCTTTCGGAACAACACAATTTCCTTTCCTCAGGGGCTTTCAAGCCTAAAGTCTTTGACTTTGTACAACAACAGTTTGCAAGGCTCATTAGATACTAAAG GATTGAGCAATTTAACAAATTTGAAGAAACTCGATTTACGTTGGAATCAAATTGAAAGCTTTCAATCCTTTAAAG AAAATAAGGGATtgagaaatttgaaagttttgttTCTTTATCACGCTTTCACCGATGGAAGCATTCCATTACAAAATTTAGTGGAGTCTTTCTCATCAGTTAAAGCCTTTCATCTACAATACAATTATCTGAACATGACTCTGGCTACTCAAG AATTAAATGTGTCGAGCAATGTGGAGGAATTATATTTTGACGGATCTACTCTCAACACCAACATTTTGCAAAGCATTGGAGTATTCGCTTCTCTTAAAACATTGTCTTTACATGATTGTGGACTTATCGGTCCCTTACCTAATCATG GATGGTGTGATCTAAGGAACCTTGAAGTGTTGGATGTGAGTGGGAATGCACTTGAGGGGATGCTTCCTCATTGTTTCAGTAACTTGACATCTCTTCGTGAGTTACATATTTCAGCAAACCGTTTTCAAATTCCACTATCATTCGCACCATTTGCAAACCTTTCAAACCTCAAAGTCCTTTCCGGTGATGAAAACAAGATGGTAATGGAACCTTCCTTTTATACCTCAGTCCCAAAGTTTCAATTGACCAGCATCAGTTTGTCAAAGTGCATTACATCTCAACAACTCAATCTTGAACTTCCTACCTTCCTTTACTACCAATATGACTTGAGATATGTGGATCTTTCTCATAACAATTTCAGCGGAACAGTCCCAACTTGGTTGTTAGAAAACAACACAAAGTTAGAAGTTCTCATCTTGATGGGTAATTCCTTTACTGGTCCTCTCTCATTTTCGTCAGCTCTTATTTCTAATGTATCTTCAATTGACATATCTGAAAACAAATTACAAGGTCAAATTCCGACTAGTATATGTTCAACTTTTCCACATTTGTGGCGGTTATTCTTATCCAAGAATGCTTTTGAAGGTAATATCCCACTTTGTTTAAGTGTCATGAAGGACTTATCATTTTTAGATCTATCAAACAATCAATTGTATGGAAAAGTACCAGAAGAGTTGATCGCGAAAGGCTCACTGACCATTTTGAGACTATCAAATAACAAGCTCAGTGGAAATGTAGTTCCTGTGGTTCTCAACTCAAATGGGGTGCAGAATTTATATTTGGATGGAAACAATTTTTCAGGAGAGATGACAAATGTTGATTTGTCTACTTTTGAGTTTCCAAATTCAATAAGGGAAATTGATCTTAGTAACAACAAGTTGCATGGAAAGCTCCCAAGATGGATAGGGAATGCATCGTTTTTGGAGAGATTAGCTTTGTCCAACAGCGGTTTCGAGGGTTCTATTCCAATGGAATTTTGCAAGTTGAATAGGTTGGAATTTTTGGATCTTTCCCAAAATCATTTATCTGGATCTATACCGTCATGTTTTAATCCACCAAACATAGAGCATGTCCACCTCCACGGGAATAGACTGAGAGGTCCACTATCACTTGCTTTTTATAATAGCTCCTCTCTAGTGACTTTAGATCTTAGAGGAAACAATTTGACAGGTAATATTCCAAAATGGATTGACACATTTTCTTCTTTGAGTGTTCTTCTCTTGAAAGATAATCATTTTCACGGTAAAGTTCCAATTCAGTTATGCAAGTTGCATTCTTTAAGCATCATAGATCTTTCTCAAAATATGTTTTCTGGTCCTATACCTTCTTGTTTGGGAAATTTATCTCTTCCAATGCAAACGAAGAAGATTCTAGACATTGGGATCTATAGGCAATCTACAGAAGAGGATGAATCAACACGCATTATGATAGCAAATCTGGGACCGGATTCTTACTACCCTTACAGCTACTTTGAAGAAGTAATAGAGTTCACAACAAAGAGTGGGTTCTATTCGTACAAGGGCGACATCCTTTCATATATGACTGGGATTGATTTATCTTGCAACAACTTAACTGGTCATATCCCACCAGAATTAGGGAACTTGAGTGAAATCCATTCTTTAAACCTTTCACACAATAAGTTGACCGGAGTTATACCCTCGTCATTCTCAAAACTTCATCAAATTGAGAGTTTGGACCTTTCTTACAACAACTTGAGTGGTGAAATCCCCAATCAATTGGTAGAGTTGAACTCTTTGGAGGTTTTCAGCGTGGCATTTAACAACTTGTCAGGTAGTATTCCCGAACCAAAAGCTCAATTTGGGACCTTTATTGAAAATAGTTATGAGGGAAATCCGTTTCTTTGTGGAGTTATATTGCATAAAAGTTGTTCCAAAACCGATTCACCATCAACGATATCAACTGTATCAGAAGATAAAGGAGAAGATGGTTTGATAGATACTTATGATTTTTGTGTGAGCTTTTTGGTTTCTTATGTAGTTGTGTTGTTGACAATTTTTGTTGTCCTCTACATAAATCCATATTGGCGAAGAGCTTGGTTTTCTCTAGTTGGGAAATGCATTACCACCTGTCACTACTCAAATGTGGGCAATTCTTACTTATCACATTTTCAAGCGATGTGTTTAGCTACTCAAATTGCGATTTGA
- the LOC107939059 gene encoding receptor-like protein 13 isoform X4 yields the protein MMMMEWKWLRLIRMAVMLLVLEGCRWCTTDACLEHERIALLHLKPFFNYGNQLQSWVEVKGSDCCKWKRVECNTTTRRLIKLSLNSTRWFDNMGYDMDNGNLNAWYLNTSMFLPFEELKSLYLSGNAIGGDLENEGFGKLSSTLSNLEILDLSYNYLNDSILLSLSELSSLRYLDLSYNQFEGSSHPRGFQLLSRLNNLETLDLSWNSLKNSILFHMRNLSSLKTLRLRRNQLKGRLDHIQGLNNLTNLKYLDLSDNSIESISNQDGTQWRLTNLEELDLSNNLFRNNTISFPQGLSSLKSLTLYNNSLQGSLDTKGLSNLTNLKKLDLRWNQIESFQSFKDLEAFINLRELYMGYNELKDLVIHQGWCDLRNLEVLDVSGNALEGMLPHCFSNLTSLRELHISANRFQIPLSFAPFANLSNLKVLSGDENKMVMEPSFYTSVPKFQLTSISLSKCITSQQLNLELPTFLYYQYDLRYVDLSHNNFSGTVPTWLLENNTKLEVLILMGNSFTGPLSFSSALISNVSSIDISENKLQGQIPTSICSTFPHLWRLFLSKNAFEGNIPLCLSVMKDLSFLDLSNNQLYGKVPEELIAKGSLTILRLSNNKLSGNVVPVVLNSNGVQNLYLDGNNFSGEMTNVDLSTFEFPNSIREIDLSNNKLHGKLPRWIGNASFLERLALSNSGFEGSIPMEFCKLNRLEFLDLSQNHLSGSIPSCFNPPNIEHVHLHGNRLRGPLSLAFYNSSSLVTLDLRGNNLTGNIPKWIDTFSSLSVLLLKDNHFHGKVPIQLCKLHSLSIIDLSQNMFSGPIPSCLGNLSLPMQTKKILDIGIYRQSTEEDESTRIMIANLGPDSYYPYSYFEEVIEFTTKSGFYSYKGDILSYMTGIDLSCNNLTGHIPPELGNLSEIHSLNLSHNKLTGVIPSSFSKLHQIESLDLSYNNLSGEIPNQLVELNSLEVFSVAFNNLSGSIPEPKAQFGTFIENSYEGNPFLCGVILHKSCSKTDSPSTISTVSEDKGEDGLIDTYDFCVSFLVSYVVVLLTIFVVLYINPYWRRAWFSLVGKCITTCHYSNVGNSYLSHFQAMCLATQIAI from the exons ATGATGATGATGGAGTGGAAATGGTTAAGGCTTATTAGGATGGCAGTAATGTTGTTGGTGTTAGAAGGATGCAGATGGTGTACTACTGATGCTTGTTTGGAGCATGAGAGAATCGCTCTCTTGCATCTCAAGCCTTTCTTCAATTATGGTAATCAATTGCAAAGTTGGGTTGAGGTGAAGGGTTCAGATTGTTGTAAATGGAAAAGAGTTGAGTGTAACACCACCACTAGGAGACTCATAAAACTCTCCCTTAATTCTACAAGATGGTTTGACAATATGGGATACGACATGGATAATGGGAATCTCAATGCCTGGTATCTCAATACCTCTATGTTTCTTCCCTTTGAGGAATTGAAGAGTCTTTATTTGTCAGGAAACGCCATAGGTGGTGACCTTGAAAATGAAG GCTTTGGAAAACTATCATCCACATTGAGTAATTTGGAGATCCTTGACTTAAGTTACAATTACTTGAATGATAGCATTTTGTTATCTTTGAGTGAGCTTTCCTCTCTCCGGTATTTAGACCTATCATACAACCAATTTGAAGGATCAAGTCATCCAAGAG GTTTTCAATTGCTTTCAAGACTCAATAACTTGGAAACTCTTGATTTAagttggaattctttgaagaaTAGCATTTTGTTCCATATGAGAAATCTTTCATCCTTGAAGACTTTAAGATTGAGACGTAATCAGTTGAAAGGAAGGCTGGATCATATTCAAG GGTTGAATAATTTGACAAACTTGAAATACTTGGATTTAAGTGACAACAGCATTGAAAGCATCTCAAACCAAG ATGGAACACAATGGAGGCTAACAAACTTAGAGGAACTTGATTTAAGTAATAATCTCTTTCGGAACAACACAATTTCCTTTCCTCAGGGGCTTTCAAGCCTAAAGTCTTTGACTTTGTACAACAACAGTTTGCAAGGCTCATTAGATACTAAAG GATTGAGCAATTTAACAAATTTGAAGAAACTCGATTTACGTTGGAATCAAATTGAAAGCTTTCAATCCTTTAAAG ATTTGGAAGCATTCATCAACTTAAGGGAACTATATATGGGATATAATGAATTGAAAGATTTGGTGATCCACCAAG GATGGTGTGATCTAAGGAACCTTGAAGTGTTGGATGTGAGTGGGAATGCACTTGAGGGGATGCTTCCTCATTGTTTCAGTAACTTGACATCTCTTCGTGAGTTACATATTTCAGCAAACCGTTTTCAAATTCCACTATCATTCGCACCATTTGCAAACCTTTCAAACCTCAAAGTCCTTTCCGGTGATGAAAACAAGATGGTAATGGAACCTTCCTTTTATACCTCAGTCCCAAAGTTTCAATTGACCAGCATCAGTTTGTCAAAGTGCATTACATCTCAACAACTCAATCTTGAACTTCCTACCTTCCTTTACTACCAATATGACTTGAGATATGTGGATCTTTCTCATAACAATTTCAGCGGAACAGTCCCAACTTGGTTGTTAGAAAACAACACAAAGTTAGAAGTTCTCATCTTGATGGGTAATTCCTTTACTGGTCCTCTCTCATTTTCGTCAGCTCTTATTTCTAATGTATCTTCAATTGACATATCTGAAAACAAATTACAAGGTCAAATTCCGACTAGTATATGTTCAACTTTTCCACATTTGTGGCGGTTATTCTTATCCAAGAATGCTTTTGAAGGTAATATCCCACTTTGTTTAAGTGTCATGAAGGACTTATCATTTTTAGATCTATCAAACAATCAATTGTATGGAAAAGTACCAGAAGAGTTGATCGCGAAAGGCTCACTGACCATTTTGAGACTATCAAATAACAAGCTCAGTGGAAATGTAGTTCCTGTGGTTCTCAACTCAAATGGGGTGCAGAATTTATATTTGGATGGAAACAATTTTTCAGGAGAGATGACAAATGTTGATTTGTCTACTTTTGAGTTTCCAAATTCAATAAGGGAAATTGATCTTAGTAACAACAAGTTGCATGGAAAGCTCCCAAGATGGATAGGGAATGCATCGTTTTTGGAGAGATTAGCTTTGTCCAACAGCGGTTTCGAGGGTTCTATTCCAATGGAATTTTGCAAGTTGAATAGGTTGGAATTTTTGGATCTTTCCCAAAATCATTTATCTGGATCTATACCGTCATGTTTTAATCCACCAAACATAGAGCATGTCCACCTCCACGGGAATAGACTGAGAGGTCCACTATCACTTGCTTTTTATAATAGCTCCTCTCTAGTGACTTTAGATCTTAGAGGAAACAATTTGACAGGTAATATTCCAAAATGGATTGACACATTTTCTTCTTTGAGTGTTCTTCTCTTGAAAGATAATCATTTTCACGGTAAAGTTCCAATTCAGTTATGCAAGTTGCATTCTTTAAGCATCATAGATCTTTCTCAAAATATGTTTTCTGGTCCTATACCTTCTTGTTTGGGAAATTTATCTCTTCCAATGCAAACGAAGAAGATTCTAGACATTGGGATCTATAGGCAATCTACAGAAGAGGATGAATCAACACGCATTATGATAGCAAATCTGGGACCGGATTCTTACTACCCTTACAGCTACTTTGAAGAAGTAATAGAGTTCACAACAAAGAGTGGGTTCTATTCGTACAAGGGCGACATCCTTTCATATATGACTGGGATTGATTTATCTTGCAACAACTTAACTGGTCATATCCCACCAGAATTAGGGAACTTGAGTGAAATCCATTCTTTAAACCTTTCACACAATAAGTTGACCGGAGTTATACCCTCGTCATTCTCAAAACTTCATCAAATTGAGAGTTTGGACCTTTCTTACAACAACTTGAGTGGTGAAATCCCCAATCAATTGGTAGAGTTGAACTCTTTGGAGGTTTTCAGCGTGGCATTTAACAACTTGTCAGGTAGTATTCCCGAACCAAAAGCTCAATTTGGGACCTTTATTGAAAATAGTTATGAGGGAAATCCGTTTCTTTGTGGAGTTATATTGCATAAAAGTTGTTCCAAAACCGATTCACCATCAACGATATCAACTGTATCAGAAGATAAAGGAGAAGATGGTTTGATAGATACTTATGATTTTTGTGTGAGCTTTTTGGTTTCTTATGTAGTTGTGTTGTTGACAATTTTTGTTGTCCTCTACATAAATCCATATTGGCGAAGAGCTTGGTTTTCTCTAGTTGGGAAATGCATTACCACCTGTCACTACTCAAATGTGGGCAATTCTTACTTATCACATTTTCAAGCGATGTGTTTAGCTACTCAAATTGCGATTTGA